Below is a window of Humulus lupulus chromosome 2, drHumLupu1.1, whole genome shotgun sequence DNA.
tgcctttacctgcaccacatagcacccgtgagccgaagcccagcaagaaaacttaatatgctcatgaacagtaataacatgtcatcaaatcataaggcacacgcctagcaaatatagccctattcaagcaggcaaaaaAATTcatgtaatgatgggtatccaggataaggaatcctgccctcctgagtggatgactatcaagtcaatctcaatcagataagtgatttaacactggtggttccggtaaccataccaggcttatagccctaaatagaagagtgacaattgtaatagtcactaaggtgggttccgttccctttataaataagtgatcctttcactagcttaaacaagataggtatctggtgaaatagtcaccagcataaacctatcgagtagataagtgatcctttcactagcttaaacaggataggtgcatgatgattagtcaccaacataatctTCCTCATGACCAAAGAGTCGTAACCATGGGATattgctccctagccatgtgacaaaccgtcacctaggcctttggccctagctctgagtaactagtcctagactagtcaagcgcttataattttcatcgaccttcgggtcggtccagcattaatactccatatgagtcattcaatgctgatatcgattagatttaatattcattcggccctgcgttcaggacgcttatgtcgtttctgactctcaggtcagtaatacgcgaccaatgtCGTTCCTGAACAGTtggtaccatacacaagtaagcaatgacaccaaacatatatcacttgtcaaatatccgaatacagggcattcagcatgcttactcaataattactaacacaattaggatcatgcataaacacagaggctcaagctctgaacaatatcatattcgatatacatagcatgtcctaatcacatgtttctcgtgcattacatttaaacatctaacatgcatcaagaataaccatgcatgtcacatatacacagggtgcagttttcttacctctggttcgagcgagaattagaacaaaaacaacccttgagaatgatcgatcctttaatcccttagcggtcacctagtcatgaCCAAATAAAATCTCTGATTAATGAAAttcaacaaagatagggtcttgatctaaactccactctcaggacctcgaaacatgcccacacggtgagtagattcgatcccgggccttaaggattgaaaccccgagccaaaaacccttaaaaacactcaaaatgagATTCTGGAGAACCaaagtagtgctacagcgctgctcaatagcaccccagcgctatactcagaaccccaaaccgcccaaacATAACctgtgtagtgctatagcgccctctgatgggcgctatagcgctaccctcaGCCAGATGCTCCCCTAAAATCTTTTCCTTCGACTCCTTtaattccaactcgattccaatgcttccaaaccccatttttttatgccaaatgaacccaaaatccatcctcacatgcccccaagcatcacaaccacaagaaccctagccaaaactccaatcaattcccaactttccaactcaaaaaccaactgaaacttaactaagaaaatagagcaaaaccaaaagttctaatggctaaaaactcacctcaatctcagcaacacaccctcttcaatggtggagcataaccctagcttatcccagcttggttccttggcttgttTCCTCAAAAatagcttgaaaattcaaagagaaatggaggagaaaaaccatcgggagagaaggggAAATGGGACTCTGTTTTGGTAAGCttttacagccttaatggctgatataaatctctaagggtgaaaatacctaaatgccctcaagtctaaaataaagtcttaatagccaccaagggcaaaatcatcctttcgcacctatttcgttaatcataattaacaccctccaattcccgctattctcgatattctcaaacaccaataaattatatcccattaccctttaattcccggtaatgctctaatcattaaaatcaccccaagactcaccccgagccccgaacttaaacccattatgaccagaccgaacacttgcatttcagtAATGGTCATCATTTTTTAAACAATGTCATGTCTCAACTCATTTTCTATTGTTGTAGAGACTTTTGTGAATGTTCCGTTTGCATTATTTGAGTTGTTCCAAACCCACTTTTGAACCAAACTTCTAAGGGATTCAACCAAGATATCAATGGGGAGATTTCTTGCAGCTTTTAGTGCAACATTGAGTGATTCTGCGATGTTGGATATCATCATGGTGTATCTTTTTGTTGGCGAGTATGATCTTGCCTAAGTTTCATACTTGGCTTTCTCTAAATAGGGTCTAATGCGTCTGTCAAGTCTATCAAGGCCTTTCATGTAGTGTTCACATTTTGTTTTTGTGTATGCTTTTGCTGCTATAATGAAATTCATTTATGGCTCTTTTCCATGGCTTCCATACTTGCTTTTCAAATTCTTGAGCAAGTGAAACATACAAGCTCCATGGAAAGCATTTTGGTACACCATATGTACTGCATTGTCTATGCTCTTGTGTCCATCGGAAACAATAGCCAATCTTGTGGAgtttaaatattgtaaaataaaaaataaaaaataggtattattctttttttttttttttttggtgaaggTAACTAGCTACTTTAATCAAATACTAATGTGTGTATTTGGTTTGGGTAACTAGTTCCTTTTTCTATGTAAACAAGAATATATAATTGAAGCTATTATACCTTCGAGTTCTCCATAGGTGTCTCTCAATTTGGAGAAGAACCAAAGCCATGAGTTATCATTTTCAGAGTTTGCTATTCCAAAAGTCAAGACAAAAATGTTATTGTTTGAATCTAATGTTGATGCTGAAAATACGGTACCGCCATATGCATTTTTCAAgaaagttccatcaacaacaattacaggcctcaagtatctccaacccttgattgagttagagaaagCTATGTATAGGTATTTGAATCTATCTTCCTTGTCTGTGAGTAGGTGTGTTATTGTTCCTGGATTTGCTTGCTTCAACATGTAAAGATACATTTGCAACTTTTGATATGAATCATCGAGGCTCCCTCTTACTAGACGCAAAGCTTTCTCTCTTGATCTCCATGCTTTTGTGTATCCCATGGTTACTCCATAGTCATCATTCATGTCTTTCATGATGTCATTTGGAGTGTAATTTCTTTTGATTGacttgtacttattctttattaatTCGCCAATTACGATGCTTTTTGCTTGCCTATGGTCCTCCATAACAATTTTAACAGAGAAAGTGTGATTTGGAATGCATTTTCGTACCTTGAATATATCTTGATCTTTGTACTTAGATGCTCTCACAAACCAGCTACATGTGTCATCTACGCAGGTAACCAGATACTCTCTCGGTTctgatttttttgttttgaattggaAGTTATGCAGCATGGCATAGTAGCTAAGAGCTGATTTGATTGGGTTCTTGTCCTTGTAAATTTTTCCTTGCTCTATTGTGTTGACTCTGTAATCAGATATTActatttggatttcctccaacttcttttttctttttgtattgtATTCAATTATGAAATCAGCTACTTCTTCAGCAAGATGAGGTATGTATGACACATTGATGCCCTCATTTGTTGTGCTTGACATTCATTCTTCAAATAATGTTTGTTCATTGATGGAATCTTGGTTTGCTTGCATTAATAATGTTCCCACCTCCATTTCTTCTGTTGTAGCTTTCTGATTTGCTAATAGAAGAAGGTTATTTTCATTGCATGATTCTTGAACTATAGTGACACACAATAGTAAGTCTGTTATTTTTGCAataacttttttctttatttccatgTAGAACAACACTGAATTGTCTGTTTCAACCTTCATTGGTGGTGTTCCTTTGACTACTTGATAAAAAACTTCAATAGTTGTCGTTGTTTCCTTtatctcatttttttttatcaaattcacTAAGTTGCCAAGATAACAATTTAGTGGAATTAATATCTCAGTTATTGTGTACCATTGGTACTCGTTGTTTTCATTCCACTTGCCtccaaattgaaccaaagaagtaGTATTGTCCATACCTGCAAAATTTGGCAATCTTTTAAGAGTTAGTTGGTTGTAAATGGGGAATGTAAATGGTTACCTTAATCTATAATCACATACTCTACTGAAACACTTAGTTGCATATATTGACTGTTTTTCAAGTTAACTGGTTACTCTGTTGTTACTGAATGTTTTGGCAGTTAAAATTCACACCAatatcaaatattttttattgaaaagataaattagaatctaatttttttagagttattgttttttgtttatttatggtCAATCAATGTACATATATTAgtaagtttaaataatttttttcatttttttagtttataaattgtttttttttcttcagaaagctcataattatcattataataaaGATAATAGTTCATCTATAATTGTGAATTTGTATGCAAACAAAATAGTTTTATGTAGAAGATTTAGGAAATTAATAGTtttgaaataaaagaaaatgacaaTAGAATAGAATTGACAGATGAGACGATTTTTGCAAACCTTGTTTCTTGATTGTATACCGGAGATGCAGGTCGCCGGAAATGGCAAAGATTGCAGCAGAATTGATTGGAAAATTGCTAGAATTTATTTGATTTCGGGAGAAAAAGATCACTAATTTTCTTGCCACAGTGGTCAGATTTTCGTTAAGTATTTTTGCAGGAGATGAGGTTGAAACGTTGTTATTGTTGATCGAATGTTGAGGATATTCCCAGAGATAGGAGTTGTAGCCGGAGAAGAAAGCTATCATCGAAGAAGGAAGCGTCGGAGATGGAAGCAATTGCAAAGAGTAATGTAGCTTTGGAGAAGGTTTTGATCGACTTTCAGGCTTTAGCAGAGGACTATTGTACTGTTAATTACTATTATACCCCTGCTTGTGCTGatgtatttttgtttaaatttcaatTGCCCTATGTAGCTAGTTTTCTCGTAAACTaagtttttgttaattaaatttttcTATACAAATTAGGGAAAGtttaattttcatatttttacaCAATAATgactaaaaagccatatttatgaaGAATAAAAAACCTCTTGTTTTTTTTAAGGACAAATAGCTCTAGTAGAGTTTTGTTCCCTGAATTATTTTTTGTGGTAAAAATATCTCTGAATTATACATGAGCGCactgtttaaaaaaaatgaacGAAATACAATATAAATGACACATTTTAAATAGTTGATATAATTCAAGAGCTTTTGTGACAGAAAAAAGTTTAAAAATCAAAACTCTACAAATGTCATAGTTTAGAGGaggaaaatattatattttgtcttTCATTTTTTTTGAATGAGTTGGAAAAGTCAAAATtagacatttatatatatatatatatattaatcataAAAGAAGAGCATAATTGTTGTGGATATCCGGATATCGATAtattatgagtaatgatatgtataCTCAAAATATGCACCAAtatattacacacagtgacgtgttttattactttttaaaacaatggatcctagttttaataaatgtgattggttagGCCAAACTACCATATCACTGTGTGAAATATTTTAGTGTATATTttaagtgcacatatcattactcataaaaaatatatatcataattAGGACAATTTAACAAGagggcaatttttttttatagatggcaaaacataaaataaataataaaactaataaaataagTAAGAAATTAAAGAGGACATCTTtttggacaaaagaaagaaagtaaAGATCATACAAACATATCACATGAGAATTACAAAAACGAGAAAGAGGATGAAAACATAACGAGAATTGAGCAACTTattcaaatttatatatattgtacAGATATAATATGATAAAGTAGTGTTTTACAGGTGTCACCTTTAGAGCTTTTGTCTCATATAGTGTGAATAAATGATTGATCCTACCACTTCTCTTAGATATAAtgggttttattttttattttttttatcattctaTACTTTGTTTAATGGGTTTCATGATCcgaacattttttttgttttattatttctGAATACaaatttaaatcattttaaaataacaaaaaaaatcaattaatttattaaataaaaaagcaTATTcgggtcatatttaaaaaataagttGACCAAATTTAGGAGGAGAATACTAAATATATACGATTTACAATTAAAAAAGtttcaaataattattataaaaaatataaagtatcaagtatgttttatttttttgacaaatgacaatcaaatttgaatttcgataaaacacaagatatcaaataaatatttacttatatatatataaatatattttatataaaaatattatgcttaccgattaataaatatgataaaataaatatttagtaattatattaatataaatttaaatactataaaatattattattatatttaataaaaaataaatatttaataattatattagtataaattcaaatattataaatattattagtaTAATACTATTTAATACATAACCTTCATTTTCTtttataatttctattcttttaaaaaatacatgttacattttgtttatttattactGATATAATCTATATAATTTGTGATAAAAaggttatatttttttaaaaaaacgaaagacaatgttttgttttgcttttaatatttatgtcattcttttatgcACAATATTGtttacataataattaattaataattttttaaataaaactaaacaaatatacACTGcacttagtatatatatataagtgtaaCTTTCAGAATAGTTTAGGTATTTTTCGATATATTTTTAATACAACCGTAACGATATATGCATCCAAACATTAGATATTATGACATGACAATTTAATCTACTCAATCACATTTATTGAAACTAAGacctattatttttaaaaagcaGCACCACGTCACTGTGCGTAATGTTTGGGTACATATTTTAAGTgaacatatcattactctttaagttaatttaattattttttgtcaaaatttgatgattgaaaatatatatataaaaaaactcgTTAACATCATATTCGATTTACTTTTGTTCCACGATCAGCTTGTTTGttgttgttatttatttattttttgtcagAATAGATTGTATCACTATTCAAGATTGCAAAACAAAAGAAATTTGAGAAGAGATATCCAACTAAGAAAACTCATTGTCTAGCTAAAAGGAAAATTTACACATTTACGGTGAATAAGACAAAAATTCTAAAAATACAGtaaataaaactaattacaaATCTACAGTAACTAACAACTCATTATCCTTTCAAAACTCATCCTCCATTATACGGTAATGTATAGTACCCAAGACATTCCAAATTTAAGCACACCCCAAACTAGTAACGTTACACAAGGTGAGTTGATCGGAAAACTTGCAGAATTGATCGAAAAACAAATGAAAAATCTCCATGACTAATCGGAAAACAAATTTGGGTTTACAGCAACAATGGCCCATGGAGAAAGCATCCAAAAACTAATCTGAAAAGAGGTGCAAAATTCCAAAGTGTGAAAAATtggaaaaatctaaaaaaaaaaaacaattgaaaAGTTTCCAAATTCCTGAGAAATCTTGGACAAATTCAAATTTTTTCTACTTCAATCCCACAGTCAGATTTATATAAGCATAATATGTGTTAACAAATAAACTTGAAACAGATCTTTACATAACCATAACATGTGTTAACAAACTTGAAACATATCTTTACAAAACCAAAATATGTGTTAACAAATGTGAAACAAATCGTTACAGAACCTAGAAACATCTATATACAAATATTTTAAGatttaatatactataattacAAAACTATATAGAACACATTACCAAACTTGTAACAGATTTACAAAAACAGAAAATGTGTTAACAAACTAGTAATATACTATTGCAgaatatgattttaaaaaaatatatataacatataatttcATCTCCTATCTCAGACAGATAGAATTATAGTACCGTACCAACAAGCAACTCTTTCCAAAGGATTATAAAATCAAAGTAAGCCATAAAAGATCACAATCAAAGCAAGCCAGCTCAAACAGAGTAAATTACCTTGGTTTAGTAAAAAAATTGCAACATATAAATTCATCTCCTCTTCAATGATGTTTGAGCAATGGACTTTATGGTAGGAAGCAAAAACAAAGGAATGAATATCTTTTAACTCATAATATTAAATATCATTATTGACATTAAACCATACTTGCAACATCaatacaaaataaagaa
It encodes the following:
- the LOC133814932 gene encoding uncharacterized protein LOC133814932, producing the protein MSSTTNEGINVSYIPHLAEEVADFIIEYNTKRKKKLEEIQIVISDYRVNTIEQGKIYKDKNPIKSALSYYAMLHNFQFKTKKSEPREYLVTCVDDTCSWFVRASKYKDQDIFKVRKCIPNHTFSVKIVMEDHRQAKSIVIGELIKNKYKSIKRNYTPNDIMKDMNDDYGVTMGYTKAWRSREKALRLVRGSLDDSYQKLQMYLYMLKQANPGTITHLLTDKEDRFKYLYIAFSNSIKANSENDNSWLWFFSKLRDTYGELEESLNVALKAARNLPIDILVESLRSLVQKWVWNNSNNANGTFTKVSTTIENELRHDIV